Sequence from the Streptomyces peucetius genome:
TCAACGACGGCCGTCGTTGCCAGTGATCCGCTGAGCGCGAGAGGCCGGGCCGGCCGGGGGTTCTCCCGGGCCGGCCCGGCCTCTTCCCGTCTGCGGACGGACGACGGACGGCGCCGCCTTTCCCGGGCCGGTGCGGGAGCACCCGGACCGGCCCGGTGGTGGCGTGCGTGTGTGTCAGTGCGGTAGGTCAGTTCCTGCCGTGCGCTCCGTGCGTTCCGTGCCCTTCATGGCCGCCGTCCTCGCCGCCGTTCTCGCCGCCGCTCGAGCCGTGCTGCGCACCGGTCTCTACCTCGCCGCCGAGCCGCCCGCGGAGGGCCGCGACGACCTGCTCGTCGCCGACCGCGACCCATCGGCGCCCGACCAGGTACGTGCCGCCGTAGTCGTTCGCCTCGTTGATCCACTCGCGCTGGCCGCGGTCGGTGCTGAAGGTCGCGAGGACGTACTTGCCGTCGGCCGTCCTGCAGTTGGCCTGACGCAGTTCCTCCGCGTCCGTCTGGATGTTCGGCTCGCAGTCGGCCCGGCGTGCGAGTTCCTCCAGGCTTCCGGTCGCCGTGCTCGGCGCCTGCGCCCCGCGCTGTTCCGCTCCGCCACGCCCGTCGCCCTCGTCACCGTCGTCGCCGGCTCCGCAGGCGGCCGTCAGAACCAGGACCACCACTGCCAGTGCCGTCCGGGCCGCCCGCCGTCCGCCGGTGCTCGTCGTCGTGCTCGTAACCGTCGTCGTACTCGTGCTCGTACTCGTCCGCATCCCGCCATGGTGCCCCTCCGGCCCCTCCCCGCGCGGCCGAACCATAGGTAATGTGCGCGCCTCAGCCCCCTGTTGTCGGCGCGCGGCTCAAAGCCCCGGCGACGTGGCCGGGTAGTGCCCGGGTGGTGTCGCGGCCGCCCGGCGGCCCCCGGCGGGGCCTAGGGTCCGCTCATGAACGCGATCCCTTCCACCACCGTCGCGAACCTTCGCGACCTCGGCGGTACGCCCCTGCCCGGCGGCCGGTCGGTGCGCAGCGGTCTGCTGTTCCGTTCCGGACAGCTCGACCGGATGGACGCCGCGTCCGACCCGGCCGTCGCCGCCCTCGGTCTCCGCACCGTCGTCGACTTCCGCACCCGGGCGGAACGCGACGCCCGCCCCGACCGGCTCCCGGAAGGCGGACGGCTGCTGCTCGCGGACGTGCTGGCCGACCAGGTCGCCTCCGGCCGGATGCCGGCGGCCGCCCGGCTGCGGCGGCTGCTGGCCGATCCGGCCGTCGCGGAGCAGGAGCTCGGCGGCGACCGGGGGCTGGAGATGTTCGCCGGCATCTACCGGGCGTTCGTGACGACCGAGTCGGCGCGCTCGTCGTACCGGGCGTTCCTGAACGAGGTCGCGGATCCCGACGCGGGCCCGCTGCTGTTCCACTGCACGGCCGGGAAGGACCGCACGGGATGGGCGGCGACCATCGTGCTC
This genomic interval carries:
- a CDS encoding tyrosine-protein phosphatase; its protein translation is MNAIPSTTVANLRDLGGTPLPGGRSVRSGLLFRSGQLDRMDAASDPAVAALGLRTVVDFRTRAERDARPDRLPEGGRLLLADVLADQVASGRMPAAARLRRLLADPAVAEQELGGDRGLEMFAGIYRAFVTTESARSSYRAFLNEVADPDAGPLLFHCTAGKDRTGWAATIVLTLLGATPATVEAEYMSVNAAVREAFAPLVEGFTLQGGQPETALSIIGVVPDYLAAALDEVDARYGSMEKYVREGLGITSAALRRIRERLVVED